One Bdellovibrio sp. ArHS genomic window carries:
- a CDS encoding MFS transporter, whose translation MNEPVWSPLKISLYRSFWICAFLSNLGTWTQDVAASWVMTHLNTSPLVISLLSFSSNLPILFLSIPAGFIADLGHRRRVLLFAQGLMFFAAGLLAYLVWQEQITELSLLALALTMGVGFALTNPAFQSVLTDLVPHPLQQQAVLVYYMGINITRVLGPTVGGGLLSFFGPSTAFLVNSISFLGLIFFFWIWPVKEAPTESPKKITFTEDDWKPLFSLHNLKLWVEIFLVTFCASSMWALYPTRGRLELALNSWQYGSLLGCFGLGACVSAFLSEKIMQPHRTKNSLAGSYIVYAVGILLLAVAPNFGVMCFAMFFCGTGWLVLSTLMNMSSRQITGKSHLKATMLGVFLAVFYAGMAVGSVSWGAVARVSQTSWALIIAGVALALIGFSKGLRARA comes from the coding sequence ATGAATGAGCCCGTCTGGTCCCCTCTGAAAATTTCTTTATATCGATCCTTCTGGATCTGTGCTTTCTTGTCAAATTTAGGCACGTGGACTCAGGACGTGGCGGCCAGTTGGGTGATGACACATTTAAATACGTCTCCGCTAGTGATTTCTTTGCTTTCATTTTCCAGCAATTTACCCATTTTGTTTTTAAGCATTCCGGCGGGGTTTATAGCGGATCTAGGACACCGTCGTCGGGTGCTGCTTTTTGCCCAAGGTCTGATGTTTTTTGCCGCGGGACTTTTAGCGTATCTGGTATGGCAGGAACAAATCACTGAACTCAGCCTTTTGGCGCTCGCGTTGACCATGGGAGTGGGCTTCGCCTTGACGAATCCGGCTTTTCAATCGGTGTTGACCGACTTGGTGCCACATCCCCTGCAGCAACAGGCGGTTTTGGTGTACTACATGGGTATTAACATCACGCGTGTTCTCGGTCCGACAGTGGGCGGAGGATTGTTAAGTTTCTTTGGTCCTAGCACCGCCTTCTTAGTGAACAGCATTTCTTTTTTAGGACTGATTTTTTTCTTCTGGATATGGCCTGTGAAAGAGGCGCCTACAGAAAGTCCAAAAAAAATCACTTTTACGGAAGATGATTGGAAGCCGCTTTTTTCTTTGCACAATCTGAAACTTTGGGTCGAGATTTTTCTGGTCACCTTTTGTGCCTCTTCCATGTGGGCTCTTTACCCGACGCGAGGTCGTTTAGAGTTAGCTCTTAATTCCTGGCAGTACGGGTCTTTGTTGGGTTGCTTTGGTTTGGGGGCTTGTGTCAGTGCATTTCTTTCTGAAAAAATCATGCAGCCGCATCGGACCAAGAACTCTTTGGCGGGTTCCTACATTGTCTATGCTGTGGGTATTTTGTTGTTAGCGGTCGCGCCTAACTTTGGGGTGATGTGTTTTGCCATGTTTTTCTGTGGAACGGGATGGCTGGTGCTTTCCACACTGATGAATATGAGTTCACGCCAGATCACCGGAAAGTCGCACTTAAAGGCCACTATGTTAGGAGTCTTTCTCGCTGTTTTCTATGCAGGGATGGCGGTGGGCTCTGTCAGTTGGGGAGCGGTGGCCCGGGTGTCACAAACTTCCTGGGCCTTGATTATTGCGGGAGTAGCCTTGGCGCTGATCGGTTTTTCCAAAGGTCTGCGCGCACGTGCCTAG
- a CDS encoding nodulation protein NfeD, whose translation MKKTLIALFILFMFSLQAQATCTLAVTINDAITASTSDYLARAESIAKDNRCEALFVRMNTPGGSLQSTRLIVEQILRSEIPYLCLITPSGGGAGSAGAIILQACHVNGGLTATNIGAATPILGTGENTPEDLRKKIINDTVSWMEGVTQLRGRNLDFAKEIVTEAKSLSSEAAHKAKALDILAQNEMDFLKQAEGRKVLVNEKKEFTVKVSELREFSPDLRYKVLSFVADPEFAYLLFMGSLGLLYVEITHPGLIAPGVIGGIGLVLSLVAFHKLDIVWGGLALILLGIVFLILEIFVTSFGLLGIGGLVAVFVGSLFLFDAQATGYTLPLSLILSVVAVLGFFFLGIGYLALKTIRHKSKDADADLASHKGVVVAVEALGHRGQIQIMGETWFFVSEDSLQVNDQVQVTGRQGLTLNVKKVL comes from the coding sequence ATGAAAAAAACTCTGATCGCATTGTTCATCCTGTTCATGTTTTCGTTACAGGCCCAGGCGACATGCACGCTGGCGGTGACGATCAATGATGCAATCACCGCGTCGACTTCGGATTATCTGGCGCGAGCTGAAAGTATCGCCAAAGACAATCGGTGCGAAGCGCTTTTTGTGCGTATGAACACTCCTGGCGGAAGTTTGCAAAGCACACGTTTGATTGTTGAACAGATTCTAAGATCTGAGATTCCTTATTTATGTCTGATTACTCCCAGTGGCGGAGGCGCGGGCAGTGCGGGGGCTATTATTCTGCAGGCCTGTCATGTCAACGGCGGATTGACGGCCACGAACATCGGTGCGGCAACTCCGATTCTTGGCACCGGCGAAAACACTCCCGAAGATCTCCGCAAAAAAATTATTAACGATACAGTCAGTTGGATGGAAGGCGTAACTCAGCTTCGCGGTCGCAATCTGGATTTCGCCAAAGAAATTGTCACCGAGGCGAAATCGTTAAGTAGCGAGGCTGCGCATAAAGCCAAGGCCCTTGATATTCTGGCACAGAATGAAATGGATTTTCTGAAACAGGCAGAGGGTCGCAAAGTTCTGGTGAACGAGAAGAAAGAGTTCACGGTCAAAGTCAGTGAACTGCGAGAGTTCTCTCCGGATCTTCGTTATAAAGTTCTGAGTTTTGTTGCGGATCCGGAATTTGCTTACTTGTTATTCATGGGCAGTTTGGGATTGCTCTATGTCGAAATCACCCATCCAGGTTTGATCGCGCCGGGAGTGATCGGTGGGATCGGGTTGGTTTTATCTTTAGTCGCTTTCCATAAGTTGGACATCGTCTGGGGTGGACTGGCTTTGATTCTTCTGGGAATCGTTTTTTTGATTCTGGAAATTTTCGTAACAAGTTTTGGTTTGCTGGGGATTGGAGGACTGGTGGCGGTCTTCGTTGGAAGTTTGTTCCTCTTTGATGCACAGGCGACGGGTTATACTCTGCCTTTGTCTTTGATTTTATCTGTGGTCGCAGTTTTAGGATTTTTCTTTTTAGGAATTGGCTATCTGGCCCTAAAAACCATCCGTCATAAAAGTAAAGATGCGGATGCTGATTTAGCCAGCCATAAGGGAGTCGTGGTCGCAGTTGAAGCCTTGGGGCATCGCGGGCAGATTCAAATCATGGGCGAAACCTGGTTCTTCGTTTCCGAAGACTCTTTGCAGGTGAACGACCAGGTGCAGGTCACGGGGCGCCAGGGACTGACATTGAACGTAAAAAAAGTTTTATAA
- a CDS encoding slipin family protein, giving the protein MEFLIAIVIIGGIILSSMIKILNDWERGVVLRLGKAVGVRGPGLILLIPFIERMIKIDTRTIAMDVQPQDVITKDNVSMQVNAVVYFKVISPLEAITKIEDYYFATSQLAQTTLRSVMGQYPLDDVLEHRDKINSALQGILDKHTEAWGIKVTMVEVKQIDLPKEMQRAMAREAEAERERRAKVISADGEVQRAQKLQEASNTLAGSPSALQLAYLQTLTEIAGDKTNTVIFPLPLDIIKPLLDSQKQN; this is encoded by the coding sequence ATGGAATTTTTAATAGCCATAGTCATCATCGGTGGAATCATCCTAAGTTCCATGATCAAGATTTTAAACGATTGGGAACGCGGCGTGGTTCTGCGTCTGGGTAAAGCCGTCGGTGTTCGCGGTCCGGGCCTGATTTTACTCATTCCTTTTATCGAGCGCATGATCAAGATCGACACTCGCACCATCGCTATGGACGTGCAGCCTCAAGACGTGATCACCAAAGACAACGTCAGTATGCAGGTAAATGCGGTGGTTTATTTCAAAGTGATTTCCCCTTTAGAGGCGATCACAAAAATTGAAGACTACTACTTTGCTACAAGCCAATTGGCGCAAACAACTTTGCGTTCGGTGATGGGTCAGTATCCTCTGGATGACGTATTAGAGCACAGAGATAAAATCAACTCTGCCCTGCAAGGCATTTTGGATAAACACACGGAAGCCTGGGGGATCAAAGTGACGATGGTCGAAGTAAAACAGATCGATCTTCCCAAAGAAATGCAAAGAGCGATGGCGCGAGAAGCGGAAGCTGAGCGTGAGCGTCGTGCGAAAGTCATCAGTGCCGACGGTGAGGTTCAGAGGGCCCAGAAGCTTCAAGAAGCTTCGAATACTTTGGCTGGTTCGCCTTCCGCGTTGCAATTGGCTTATCTGCAGACCTTAACAGAAATCGCTGGTGATAAAACGAACACGGTGATTTTTCCTTTGCCGCTGGATATCATTAAGCCTCTTTTGGATTCGCAAAAGCAAAACTAG
- a CDS encoding SpoIID/LytB domain-containing protein produces MKLIWASLCFIFVYVSFLSEAKSSLIQGSELVRVRLLSTTEKVQISGLGLKFHNLDRPYRPVAIPNNGHAEVRLMQREGKKVWSLRINNKDPETLFSEKFLYIQGENLRVGAQALPQKVLLHASKEKVDVVGVMPLEDYVVGVLASEMPLSWPMESLKAQAVAARSYALAVMNERKEQPYHLESNILDQVFRHVLAEDEKDPLLKKALQAVKETQGQKLYSANDQVLKAFFHSDCGGKTTTPKNVWNYGVNTGVATDSSCPTNPRAHWKLALSKSELHRRLGLPPIAKIDFIRNVADQRVLKVKVALNDSSEKLISANDFRQKIGFTELRSALFEMKKVGESFVFEGRGFGHGVGLCQWGSRALSRSGLNYQQILSHYYPLAKLK; encoded by the coding sequence GTGAAACTGATTTGGGCGTCTTTGTGTTTCATCTTTGTGTATGTCAGTTTTCTTTCTGAAGCAAAATCCTCTCTGATCCAGGGATCAGAGCTGGTTCGTGTGCGTTTGTTGTCGACAACGGAAAAAGTTCAAATTTCGGGCCTGGGCTTAAAGTTTCACAATTTGGATCGTCCTTATCGTCCTGTGGCCATTCCCAATAATGGTCACGCAGAAGTTCGCTTGATGCAGCGAGAAGGCAAGAAGGTGTGGTCTCTACGTATTAATAACAAAGACCCCGAGACTCTTTTTTCCGAAAAATTTCTTTATATTCAAGGTGAAAACCTGCGCGTGGGAGCGCAGGCTTTGCCCCAAAAAGTTCTTCTTCACGCCAGCAAAGAAAAAGTGGATGTCGTGGGTGTGATGCCCTTGGAAGATTATGTCGTGGGTGTCCTGGCCAGCGAAATGCCGTTGTCCTGGCCGATGGAGAGTTTAAAAGCTCAGGCCGTGGCCGCGCGCTCATACGCTTTGGCCGTGATGAACGAGCGTAAAGAACAGCCGTATCACTTGGAAAGCAACATTCTGGATCAGGTTTTTCGGCATGTGCTAGCGGAAGATGAAAAGGATCCTTTGCTTAAAAAAGCCCTGCAAGCAGTGAAAGAAACCCAAGGGCAAAAGCTTTACAGTGCAAACGATCAAGTGCTGAAGGCCTTCTTTCATTCCGATTGCGGCGGGAAAACCACGACACCTAAAAACGTCTGGAATTATGGCGTGAACACGGGGGTCGCCACGGACAGTTCCTGTCCCACGAATCCACGCGCGCACTGGAAACTTGCCTTAAGTAAAAGCGAATTGCATCGGCGTTTGGGCTTACCCCCCATTGCTAAAATCGACTTTATCCGCAACGTCGCCGACCAAAGAGTTCTCAAAGTAAAGGTGGCCTTGAACGATTCTTCAGAGAAATTGATTTCGGCCAATGACTTTCGGCAGAAGATCGGATTTACCGAACTTCGCAGTGCTCTTTTTGAGATGAAAAAAGTGGGCGAAAGTTTTGTCTTTGAAGGGCGTGGCTTCGGTCACGGCGTCGGACTTTGTCAGTGGGGAAGTCGAGCCTTGTCGCGATCAGGGTTGAATTACCAACAAATCCTAAGCCACTATTATCCGTTAGCGAAGCTCAAGTAA
- a CDS encoding site-specific tyrosine recombinase, translating into MELPLWIDFFDELQNVRGRSQNTVMAYRRDLELYMEYKKNNKTVSGFYEFMKKNQLSTRSQARVISSLRTYFKFCESRGMKCEELRELRPPKVKVGLPKVLTPQEFQMLFDAAEVQDPVRTARNQLTLLFLYGLGCRVSELIALNIVDFNATDRWIKVLGKGSKERLVPLTEKLAENLTTYLKDHRPALVKENSPSILINDRGHRPSRVDVWRWLAAWSLRAGFPEPVNPHRFRHGCATALLESGADLRSIQMLLGHASIQTTQIYTSVTTNTMSRTIEEHHPLSQMVEVDK; encoded by the coding sequence ATGGAATTACCTCTTTGGATCGACTTCTTTGATGAGCTTCAAAATGTCCGGGGACGTTCTCAAAATACGGTGATGGCTTATCGCCGCGATTTAGAACTCTATATGGAATACAAGAAAAACAACAAAACTGTCAGCGGCTTCTACGAGTTTATGAAGAAAAACCAACTCTCGACCCGCTCTCAGGCACGCGTGATCTCGTCGTTGCGTACTTATTTTAAATTCTGTGAATCACGCGGAATGAAATGCGAAGAACTGCGAGAACTTCGTCCGCCGAAAGTGAAAGTCGGTCTTCCCAAAGTTTTGACTCCGCAGGAATTCCAAATGCTTTTTGATGCGGCTGAAGTGCAGGACCCGGTGCGCACAGCACGCAATCAACTGACATTGCTTTTCTTGTACGGTTTGGGCTGTCGTGTTTCCGAGCTGATTGCGCTGAATATTGTGGATTTCAACGCCACGGATCGTTGGATTAAAGTGTTAGGAAAAGGCAGCAAAGAACGTTTAGTGCCTTTGACTGAAAAGCTCGCGGAAAATCTGACGACCTATCTGAAAGATCATCGCCCGGCCTTAGTGAAGGAAAACAGTCCTTCGATTTTGATCAACGATCGTGGACATCGTCCTTCACGTGTTGATGTGTGGAGATGGCTTGCTGCTTGGTCGTTGCGAGCAGGATTCCCTGAACCCGTCAATCCACATCGCTTCCGTCACGGCTGCGCGACGGCTCTTTTGGAAAGTGGTGCGGATCTTCGCTCAATCCAAATGTTGCTGGGTCATGCCAGTATTCAGACGACACAGATCTATACGAGTGTGACCACCAACACGATGTCGCGAACGATCGAAGAACATCATCCTCTTTCACAAATGGTGGAAGTGGATAAATAA
- a CDS encoding ATP-binding protein: MKIQSLIRENDRLVPVEVEISFIPGLPQIQFLGLPDQAIKESIHRIKSAIRAQGFEFPKAQQILVNLRPSHLKKSSRGLELAVALGLLWESGQAPKPNEESVLVYGELSLSGAVFEPDDLTEDFDSHDDHVVWTGTGSVRKTPFARACLKELRDLHEPLIYPAVAREYLIQRPCFGLDLKFPQRQAELLKLVALGEHSLLLAGPAGSGKSTLAKTLLSLLQEPSQEDFHEIFRNNKETKFPLSWRPLVHPHHSTSPLGLIGGGVPPFKGEFSRAHKGILVLDELLEFNPRAQEALREPMEEFRIRLRRGRFIEEHPAEALVVATTNLCPCGDWVPQSKVVCGRSLKKCQSYTERLSGPLVDRFQILFFTQKRETGESILGEDLLAILEDVRVFRRNLSLQDARFKKVASRWSWEELIQDLPRFYMEELFPKEMISRRRDLATLRVARSYADLDKSEKLEPQHVERALKVTYVPFEALKRLGC; encoded by the coding sequence ATGAAAATACAATCCCTTATTCGCGAAAATGATCGTCTTGTTCCTGTAGAAGTTGAAATCTCTTTCATTCCGGGACTTCCACAAATTCAATTTCTAGGATTGCCGGATCAGGCCATCAAAGAAAGCATTCATCGTATTAAAAGCGCTATTCGTGCCCAAGGTTTTGAATTCCCCAAAGCGCAGCAAATTCTAGTGAACCTTCGTCCCTCACATCTAAAAAAATCATCGCGCGGGTTAGAGCTGGCTGTCGCGTTGGGACTTCTTTGGGAAAGTGGCCAAGCCCCCAAACCCAACGAAGAATCTGTCTTGGTGTACGGAGAGTTGTCTTTGAGTGGCGCGGTCTTTGAGCCCGATGATTTAACCGAGGACTTTGATTCCCACGACGATCACGTGGTCTGGACAGGGACGGGGAGTGTGCGAAAAACTCCCTTTGCGCGAGCCTGTTTAAAAGAGCTTCGTGATTTGCACGAGCCTTTGATTTATCCCGCCGTCGCTCGCGAGTATCTTATTCAAAGACCCTGTTTCGGCTTGGACTTAAAATTTCCTCAGCGCCAGGCCGAGCTTCTGAAGCTGGTGGCCCTTGGCGAGCATTCGCTTTTACTAGCTGGTCCGGCAGGCTCGGGGAAAAGCACTCTTGCCAAAACGTTGCTGTCGCTTTTGCAGGAGCCTTCACAAGAAGACTTCCACGAGATTTTTCGCAACAACAAAGAAACTAAATTTCCATTGTCTTGGCGTCCCTTGGTGCACCCTCATCACTCAACATCGCCCCTCGGGTTGATTGGTGGGGGTGTGCCTCCTTTTAAAGGTGAGTTTTCCCGGGCCCACAAAGGGATTCTCGTATTGGATGAACTTTTAGAGTTCAATCCTCGCGCGCAAGAAGCTTTGCGTGAACCGATGGAGGAGTTTCGCATTCGCTTGCGTCGAGGTCGCTTTATCGAAGAACATCCTGCGGAAGCTTTGGTGGTGGCAACGACGAATCTTTGTCCGTGCGGGGATTGGGTGCCTCAATCCAAAGTGGTGTGTGGTCGCTCGTTAAAGAAATGTCAGTCTTATACGGAAAGGCTGTCAGGCCCCCTGGTCGATCGCTTTCAGATTCTGTTCTTCACACAAAAGCGTGAAACAGGGGAAAGCATTTTAGGCGAAGATCTTTTGGCGATCTTGGAAGATGTGAGAGTCTTTCGAAGAAATCTGTCGCTTCAGGATGCAAGATTCAAGAAGGTCGCGTCGCGGTGGTCATGGGAAGAACTGATTCAGGATCTGCCTCGATTCTACATGGAGGAACTGTTTCCCAAAGAGATGATCTCGCGGCGAAGAGATCTTGCGACGCTGCGAGTCGCAAGAAGCTACGCGGACCTGGACAAGAGTGAAAAGTTAGAACCGCAACATGTAGAGCGGGCTTTGAAAGTCACTTACGTCCCCTTTGAAGCCCTGAAGCGTCTCGGCTGTTAA
- a CDS encoding KH domain-containing protein, producing the protein MSGPNEIKVIKKRAEVKSLDCGRVREEGKELLSTLIRGLVDNPESVVVSYSCGDKTTVYKVECDQKCLGQIIGAKGKNINGVRAVISATLARKGIRAVVEIPYYCVDA; encoded by the coding sequence ATGTCGGGGCCGAACGAGATCAAAGTCATTAAAAAGCGTGCTGAAGTAAAAAGCCTGGATTGTGGTCGAGTTCGAGAAGAAGGAAAGGAATTGTTAAGCACCCTCATTCGGGGTCTTGTTGATAATCCGGAATCCGTTGTCGTGTCGTATAGCTGCGGCGACAAAACGACTGTTTACAAAGTCGAATGCGACCAGAAATGTTTGGGACAAATTATCGGTGCGAAGGGGAAAAACATCAACGGAGTGCGGGCGGTGATCAGTGCCACCTTGGCGCGCAAAGGCATCCGGGCCGTCGTAGAAATTCCTTATTATTGTGTCGATGCTTAG
- a CDS encoding TonB-dependent receptor, whose amino-acid sequence MKSLLIFSLTAMAATALAQENVQKQTETINLPTIQVLSDKQEEVLKTPGAITVVNKENLRETRPVSAQDAVKKTAGANVIEAEGIAYIGMRGLSPDGSRKVLLLEDGAPLALGPYIDSSAYYAPIIERMERIDIRKGSSSLAFGPSTIGGVINFITKNPTKDHGNAVTLTGGSRDYKELLIEGSSVRNDSGLLVNLFAKDGNGSRDNTHFNTRDVLLKYGGALSDKSYVGIKLSHYKSEAELTYLGLTQKLYDQDAYQNPAENDVLYITRYEMDLTYDYQIDGRSRFSTLFYVNQTMRDWWRQDFSKNASGDITMAGTNKGRNRTFDVAGIDTRYFLNWNAGEISNDLQVGLRLHTEDMRNVEVKGATATARSGVIDVDDKRYADAQALYAENTLNFEKWTITPGVRVESYRQSRMIYRKSSADFNQGSENRNTEYLGGLGTTYQLAAQQYVFAGIHQGFSPPRVQDAIDNNGQAVDLDAERSVNVELGYRSASDNLHLEAALFQLDFSNQLIQATESGGAATGLTNGGKTLHQGLELAVRYIPEIHRSMFIDLNATYMPVAKFNSTRIIGGADREGNRLPYAPEYMVNTAVGYKRQDWLASLQYSFVSEQYADAENTVEGSVDGMRGVLPSYGLFHLTGEYQATQDLTLELSGRNLADTTYISSRAPQGIFPGMRRTFYVGLRSAF is encoded by the coding sequence ATGAAAAGCCTTTTGATTTTTTCTTTGACGGCCATGGCTGCGACAGCTTTGGCACAAGAGAACGTACAGAAACAGACCGAGACCATCAACCTTCCTACCATTCAAGTCCTTAGCGACAAGCAGGAAGAGGTTCTTAAAACTCCCGGTGCTATCACCGTGGTGAATAAAGAAAACCTGCGCGAAACCCGCCCCGTCAGCGCTCAGGATGCCGTCAAAAAGACCGCCGGCGCCAATGTGATTGAAGCTGAAGGTATTGCTTACATCGGGATGCGCGGACTCAGCCCAGATGGCAGTCGCAAAGTTTTGCTATTGGAAGACGGCGCCCCATTGGCTTTGGGACCTTATATTGATTCATCAGCTTATTATGCGCCGATCATCGAACGCATGGAACGCATCGACATCCGCAAGGGCAGCAGCTCTTTGGCATTTGGTCCTTCCACGATTGGTGGGGTCATCAACTTCATCACAAAAAATCCGACGAAGGATCACGGCAACGCCGTGACTTTGACTGGCGGAAGTCGTGACTACAAAGAACTTCTGATTGAAGGAAGCTCCGTACGCAATGACTCGGGCTTGCTCGTAAATCTTTTTGCTAAAGACGGAAACGGCTCACGCGATAACACGCACTTTAACACCCGTGACGTTTTGTTGAAATACGGCGGTGCTTTATCGGACAAGAGTTATGTCGGCATTAAACTGAGCCACTACAAAAGCGAAGCGGAGTTGACCTATCTCGGCCTGACGCAAAAGCTTTATGATCAGGATGCCTATCAAAATCCTGCGGAAAACGATGTGTTGTACATCACTCGCTACGAGATGGATTTGACTTACGATTATCAGATCGATGGCCGCTCTCGCTTTTCAACCCTATTCTATGTCAATCAAACCATGCGCGACTGGTGGAGACAGGATTTTTCTAAAAATGCTTCTGGCGATATCACGATGGCCGGCACCAACAAAGGCCGCAACCGCACTTTTGACGTCGCAGGTATTGATACCCGCTATTTCCTTAACTGGAACGCTGGCGAAATCAGCAACGATCTGCAAGTCGGACTTCGCCTGCACACGGAAGACATGCGCAATGTTGAGGTCAAGGGCGCAACAGCGACAGCTCGTTCCGGCGTGATTGACGTTGATGACAAGCGCTATGCAGATGCCCAAGCTTTGTATGCGGAAAACACTCTTAACTTTGAAAAATGGACCATCACCCCTGGCGTGCGCGTTGAGTCCTATCGTCAAAGCCGGATGATCTATCGAAAATCTTCGGCGGACTTTAATCAGGGTTCGGAAAATCGTAATACCGAATATCTAGGTGGTTTGGGTACGACTTACCAATTAGCCGCACAACAATACGTTTTCGCCGGTATTCATCAGGGCTTTTCTCCTCCCCGTGTACAAGATGCGATTGATAACAACGGACAGGCTGTGGATTTGGATGCAGAACGCAGTGTGAATGTCGAACTGGGTTATCGCTCTGCCAGTGACAACCTTCATCTTGAAGCGGCTTTGTTTCAGTTGGATTTCTCAAATCAGTTGATTCAGGCGACAGAATCCGGTGGTGCCGCCACCGGCCTTACGAACGGAGGCAAAACTTTGCACCAAGGTTTAGAGTTGGCCGTTCGTTATATTCCCGAAATTCATCGTTCGATGTTTATCGACTTAAACGCCACTTATATGCCGGTCGCAAAATTTAACAGCACCCGCATTATCGGTGGCGCGGATCGCGAAGGAAATCGTCTGCCTTATGCACCGGAATACATGGTCAACACGGCCGTGGGTTACAAGCGCCAAGACTGGCTGGCAAGCTTGCAGTACAGCTTCGTGAGCGAACAATACGCTGATGCGGAAAACACGGTTGAAGGATCAGTGGATGGTATGCGCGGCGTTCTGCCTTCTTACGGTCTGTTCCATCTAACAGGAGAGTATCAAGCAACCCAAGATCTGACTTTGGAACTTTCTGGAAGAAATCTTGCTGATACGACTTACATTTCTTCGCGCGCGCCTCAAGGAATTTTCCCTGGTATGCGCCGAACTTTCTACGTGGGTCTAAGATCCGCTTTCTAA
- a CDS encoding FixH family protein: MKLFFSILLGAGAIIAGLLYSANARAHVEATCPVYFQTADLCAAIEFTKGPFHGEESQFLVKFYEHHSAGSEPVMIDPQNLKVDLWMNMGHHGHGSGPVKVVKQDQGTYYVSEAYFVMAGRWQIRLFVNGEKAEFNVDVKP, encoded by the coding sequence ATGAAACTGTTTTTTTCAATTCTTTTAGGTGCCGGCGCCATCATCGCGGGACTTCTTTACAGCGCCAATGCGCGCGCCCATGTCGAAGCGACGTGCCCCGTGTACTTTCAAACGGCGGATCTTTGCGCTGCGATTGAATTTACCAAAGGTCCTTTCCATGGCGAAGAATCTCAATTTTTGGTAAAGTTTTATGAACACCACTCGGCAGGAAGCGAACCTGTGATGATTGACCCACAGAACTTGAAAGTCGACCTGTGGATGAATATGGGTCATCACGGTCACGGCTCCGGCCCCGTCAAAGTGGTGAAGCAGGATCAAGGCACTTACTATGTCTCCGAAGCTTATTTCGTGATGGCCGGACGTTGGCAGATTCGTCTATTCGTCAATGGCGAAAAAGCCGAGTTCAACGTCGACGTGAAACCTTAA
- a CDS encoding redoxin domain-containing protein translates to MQKLWTLLLLTLWASLSFAVPPLEGTDVISQKEIKIATTDKEATVVVFVSAKCPCSASHESLLKSYSAEFKNVQFAGIHANSDESPEQTQQHFAEAQLPFPVIQDRKSKLANELGALKTPHAFVFNKKGELVYHGGVTDSHVGPSAKKFFLKEVLEDLHAGKEPRHKEGRALGCYIPREDD, encoded by the coding sequence ATGCAGAAACTCTGGACACTCCTCTTGCTGACCCTTTGGGCATCACTTTCTTTCGCAGTCCCCCCGCTGGAAGGAACAGATGTCATTTCACAAAAAGAAATCAAAATTGCGACAACAGACAAAGAAGCGACCGTCGTGGTTTTTGTTTCTGCCAAGTGTCCCTGCTCTGCCAGTCACGAGTCTTTGCTAAAGTCTTACTCGGCCGAATTTAAAAATGTCCAGTTTGCCGGCATCCACGCCAACAGTGATGAAAGCCCAGAACAGACGCAACAACATTTTGCCGAAGCTCAACTTCCCTTCCCTGTGATTCAAGATAGAAAATCAAAGTTAGCGAATGAACTGGGGGCCCTGAAAACACCGCATGCCTTCGTCTTTAATAAAAAAGGCGAACTGGTGTATCACGGGGGCGTGACCGACAGCCACGTCGGCCCCAGTGCCAAGAAATTTTTCTTGAAGGAAGTTTTGGAAGATCTTCACGCCGGCAAAGAGCCTCGCCATAAAGAAGGCCGCGCTTTGGGATGTTACATTCCAAGAGAGGACGACTAG